One window from the genome of Eucalyptus grandis isolate ANBG69807.140 chromosome 7, ASM1654582v1, whole genome shotgun sequence encodes:
- the LOC104453911 gene encoding uncharacterized protein LOC104453911: protein MGLSLLSPLATLHCKIPSKSKDELADGGAPILSTKTFSDASRSSSSTPSSSSSCVSSSARPVGPLHRTAPLAASLAILLWSNPAEAGFLSGLPGIESVPGPELPQIEFLDRFNEENQKKYAEFDERFKQSPLLKKLLEQSKLNKEKNKQEIQDKYCIRGAEWGVGDCSAEGMSPEERENFIAMLKQKAGVK from the exons ATGGGCTTATCTTTGCTCTCACCTCTGGCGACCCTGCACTGTAAAATCCCGTCCAAAAGCAAAGATGAACTCGCAGATGGCGGCGCTCCCATTCTGTCCACCAAAACCTTCTCGGATGCTTCTCGCTCCTCTTCTTCaacaccttcttcttcttcttcctgcgTGTCGTCGTCAGCACGTCCCGTCGGCCCTCTTCACCGGACCGCCCCTCTCGCTGCTTCGCTCGCCATCCTCCTGTGGTCGAATCCAG CTGAAGCCGGATTTCTCTCTGGATTGCCTGGAATAGAGTCTGTCCCTGGCCCAGAATTGCCTCAGATCGAGTTTCTCGACCGATTCAATG AAGAGAACCAGAAGAAGTACGCAGAATTTGATGAACGGTTCAAGCAGTCTCCTCTACTCAAGAAGCTTCTTGAGCAGTCAAAGCTCAATAAAGAGAA GAACAAGCAAGAGATACAAGACAAATACTGCATCCGCGGAGCCGAGTGGGGCGTGGGAGATTGTTCGGCGGAAGGTATGTCTCCGGAAGAACGAGAAAACTTCATTGCGATGTTAAAGCAGAAGGCCGGCGTCAAGTGA
- the LOC104453910 gene encoding 26S proteasome non-ATPase regulatory subunit 10, which translates to MEMEIDSAPSATPEQRPIRDEDLFKAAEGGDPAAFRALARDQLSKVLSLRNEDGRSLLHVAASAGHAEIVDILSDADQSTSVINSKDEEGWAPLHSASSIGNEQIVEILLRKGADVNLKNDGGRTGLHYAASKGWLKVAETLISHGANINAKDKVGSTPLHRAAGTGKSEMCEFLIEEGAEVDPVDKAGQTPLMAAVICYNKEVAMLLIRHGADVDVEDKEGYTVLGRASHDWRPALMDAAKAMLEG; encoded by the exons ATGGAAATGGAGATCGATTCTGCTCCGAGCGCGACGCCGGAGCAACGGCCGATCAGGGACGAAGACCTCTTCAAAGCCGCCGAGGGTGGCGATCCCGCGGCGTTCAGAGCGCTCGCGCGGGACCAGCTCTCCAAGGTGCTCTCCCTCCGGAACGAGGACGGTCGGTCCCTCCTCCACGTCGCCGCTTCCGCCGGTCACGCCGAG ATAGTGGATATACTGTCAGATGCTGATCAGTCAACAAGTGTGATAAACagcaaagatgaagaaggttGGGCCCCGCTTCATTCTGCATCGAGCATTGGGAATGAACAGATTGTGGAGATCTTGTTGAGGAAAG GAGCTGATGTTAACTTAAAGAATGATGGCGGACGTACTGGTCTCCATTATGCCGCCAGTAAAGGATGGTTGAAAGTCGCTGAAACTCTGATTTCACACGGTGCAAATATCAATGCAAAGGATAAG GTAGGGAGCACTCCATTGCATCGTGCTGCGGGCACAGGGAAATCAGAAATGTGTGAATTTCTGATCGAGGAAGGAGCTGAGGTTGACCCTGTTGATAAAGCAGGCCAAACGCCTTTGATGGCTGCAGTAATTTGCTACAATAAAGAG GTGGCTATGCTGTTGATAAGGCATGGAGCAGACGTAGATGTGGAAGATAAAGAAGGATACACCGTGCTTGGCAGGGCATCACATGACTGGAGACCAGCACTCATGGACGCCGCGAAAGCCATGCTCGAAGGATGA
- the LOC104455742 gene encoding heparanase-like protein 1 yields the protein MAEFKAICCFAAVLSWLSLCLAKDVTVTVAGVTDVARTDDNFVCATLDWWPVDKCDYGQCPWGMAGIINLDLKNKILSNAIKAFNPLRIRVGGSLQDQVIYKVGDARPVRKCPHFKKRPSGMFGFSRGCLTMDRWDQLNELFNETGAALTFGLNALIGRHRSPNDSDHFIGDWDSQNARDLMSYTISKGYKMDSYELGNELCGSGVSGRVDADQYGKDMIVLKKMIEELYPDPATRPKVLGPAGFYDQKWFETFLQASGPNVVDGLTHHIYNLGAGVDPTLIDKIQDPYFLDEIAQTHKDVMRTAERFGPWSGPWVGEAGGAYNSGGKDVSHTFANGFWYLDQLGMTSQFNHKVFCRQALIGGNYGLLNTTSFVPNPDYYGALLWHRLMGKHVLATMHDGSAHLRAYSHCSKDKPGVSLILINMSNSTSFNVSVVNDLNIYPAVEQACGGRQPREEYHLTPKDGNIQSDVLLLNGTPLELTELSDIPEMKPELVDPSLPIAVAADSIVYATLRDFRAPACA from the exons ATGGCGGAGTTCAAGGCGATCTGTTGCTTTGCGGCGGTGCTCTCGTGGCTTTCGCTGTGCCTGGCGAAAGACGTGACGGTCACGGTCGCCGGAGTGACCGACGTGGCAAGGACCGATGATAACTTTGTGTGCGCGACATTGGACTGGTGGCCGGTCGATAAGTGTGATTACGGTCAGTGCCCTTGGGGGATGGCCGGGATCATCAACTTg GATTTGAAGAACAAGATCCTGTCGAATGCTATAAAGG CTTTCAATCCTCTGAGGATCAGAGTCGGAGGCTCGTTGCAAGACCAGGTCATTTACAAGGTCGGAGACGCGAGACCGGTGCGCAAATGCCCCCACTTCAAGAAGCGACCCAGCGGCATGTTTGGGTTCAGCCGGGGTTGCCTCACGATGGACCGGTGGGATCAGCTTAATGAGTTGTTCAATGAGACCGG AGCTGCATTGACTTTCGGCTTGAATGCTCTCATCGGAAGGCACAGGTCGCCCAATGATAGCGACCATTTCATCGGTGACTGGGATTCACAGAACGCCCGCGATCTCATGAGTTACACCATCTCCAAAGGATACAAGATGGACTCATACGAACTCG GCAACGAGCTCTGTGGATCTGGGGTTTCTGGAAGAGTCGACGCCGACCAGTACGGAAAAGACATGATCGTGCTCAAGAAGATGATTGAGGAATTGTACCCAGACCCGGCCACGAGGCCAAAGGTCTTGGGTCCGGCTGGATTTTACGACCAGAAGTGGTTTGAGACCTTCCTCCAGGCCTCAGGACCCAACGTAGTCGACGGTTTAACCCACCATATATACAATCTCGGTGCAG GTGTTGATCCGACTCTCATTGACAAGATTCAGGACCCGTACTTTCTGGACGAGATCGCTCAGACGCATAAGGATGTCATGAGAACCGCAGAGAGATTCGGACCATGGTCGGGCCCATGGGTTGGGGAAGCAGGCGGGGCTTATAACAGCGGCGGCAAGGACGTTTCACACACCTTCGCCAATGGATTCTG GTACTTGGATCAATTGGGCATGACATCCCAGTTCAACCACAAGGTCTTCTGCAGACAAGCTTTGATTGGTGGAAACTACGGTCTCCTCAACACTACGAGTTTCGTCCCAAACCCGGATTATTATGG CGCGCTCCTGTGGCATCGCCTGATGGGGAAACACGTCCTTGCGACGATGCACGATGGTTCTGCTCATTTACGTGCATATTCTCATTGCTCGAAGGACAAG CCTGGCGTGAGCCTCATCCTGATCAACATGTCGAACTCGACTTCCTTCAACGTTTCGGTCGTCAATGACCTGAATATATATCCTGCAGTCGAGCAGGCTTGTGGCGGCAGGCAACCTAGAGAAGAGTACCATCTGACGCCAAAGGACGGGAACATCCAAAGCGACGTGCTGCTCCTGAACGGGACTCCGCTGGAGCTCACCGAATTGTCGGACATACCTGAGATGAAGCCAGAGCTCGTCGACCCATCCTTGCCAATTGCTGTCGCGGCCGATTCGATAGTGTACGCAACCCTCAGGGACTTCAGGGCACCAGCATGTGCTTAA